GGCAACAAAAACTGGAGACAAAACTGTTGATGGTTATGTTCAAACAGCTCACTATTTGGATCAGGCATTCGCTGAGCTGATGAGTTATCTCAAAAAAGCAGGGTTGTATGACAATTCTGTATTTGTGCTGTATGGTGATCACTATGGAATTTCTGAAAACCATCAGGATGCTATTGCGCAGTTACTTGGTAAAGATAAAATTACTAATAATGATTTAGCTACTTTCCAAAAAGTGCCGTTCATGATTCATGCGACAGGGCTAAAAGGTGGTATCGACCATACATATGGTGGTGAAATTGATATGTTGCCAACTTTAATGGATGTGCTTGGAATCCCAGATAATAATATGACTATGTTTGGCCAAGATATGCTGTCCTCGAAGTACGATGGTAAAGTGGTTTTCCGTGATGGTGATTGGATAACGCCAACGTATACGAAATACAATAACCAGTATTTTAATACTAAAACTGGTGATCAAGTTACGCTTAAATCAGATAAAAAGTTGCAAAAAGTTGCAAAACAAATGTCCGCTTATGCAACAAAAGTTTTGGGTTACTCCGATGCAGTTATTACAGGCGACTTATTGCGCTTTGATACTTCAAATTCTGATTTTAATCTTATTAACAAAAAGAATTATAATTATAAAAAAACTGAGGGACTGGCTTCGCTTAAAAAAGCACTCAAGTCTAATCCTTCGAGTGTATTAGCCAAAAATAAAGGCAAATCAACGCTTAGCGACTATGTCACAGATGCACCGGAATTAAAAACAGATTCTGACGACGATGACAAGTAATAACAAAAAACGAACAAAACGCTCATGTAGAACGTTTGTTCGTTTTTTGTTATAATGGGATGATAACGTACTAAGTGTGAAATAATACTGAGCAGATTTATGAAAAGAGAACGTCAATGATAGAGCGACAGATAGAACATGAATTTGAAATTAAGTCTAAATATGAACCAACCGGTGATCAGCCACAAGCTATTGAAAAATTAGTTGGTGGAATCAACAATCATGTTAAAGAACAGATACTACTCGGAGCTACGGGAACAGGTAAAACATTTACCATTTCAAATGTAATTAAGGAAGTAAAAAAGCCGACTTTAGTTTTAAGTCATAATAAGACTTTAGCTGGACAGTTATATGGTGAGTTAAAAGAATTCTTTCCTAACAATGCAGTAGAATATTTTGTCTCTTACTATGATTATTATCAGCCGGAAGCTTACGTCCCAAGCTCTGATACGTTTATTGAAAAAGATTCAGCTGTGAATGATGAAATAGATAAACTCCGAAACTCCGCGACTAGTTCGTTACTTGAACGTAATGATGTCATTGTGGTTGCTTCCGTCAGTTCTATTTTTGGTTTAGGAGATCCGCACCAGTATAAGGATCATGTTATCAGTTTGCGTGTTGGATATGAATATGAGCGGGATCAATTAATGCGTGATTTGATTGATGTGCAGTTTACTCGTAATGACATTGATTTTCATCGTGGAACGTTCCGTGTTCGTGGTGACGTGATTGAAATTTTTCCTGCTTCCCAAGATGAAATGGCTTTGCGAATTGAGTTTTTTGGTGATGAAATTGATCGCATCCGAGAAATTAATTCATTGACAGGAGAAACAATAGCAGAACGTGATCATGTAGCTATTTTTCCAGCAAAACATTTTATGACCGATGATGACCAAATGCAGGTGGCATTGGACGGTATCCGTCAAGAAATGAACGCTCAAGTTGAGCTGTTCAAAAAAGAAGGTAAGTTATTAGAGGCGCAGCGTATTAAACAACGTACAGAATATGATTTGGCGATGCTTGAAGAAATGGGATTTGTTGGTGGCATTGAAAACTATTCACGTTGGATGGATGGCCGTCAAGCGGGTGAGCCCCCATTTACTTTGATTGACTTTTTCCCAGATGATTTTTTGATTGTTATTGATGAAAGTCATGTCACGATGCCACAAATTCGCGGTATGTTTAATGGGGACAAAGCTAGAAAAGAAACGTTGGTTAACTATGGCTTTCGTTTGCCAAGTGCATTAGATAATCGGCCATTAAAACTTCCTGAATTCGAAAAACACGTTAACCAGATTATTTATATGTCAGCGACACCTGGAGATTATGAAAATGAGCGTGTCGATTCAAAACACATTATTCAACAAATTATTCGACCAACGGGGTTGCTTGATCCAGAAGTTGAAGTGCGACCAGTCATGGGACAAATTGATGACTTGGTCGGGGAAATAACGAAGCGATCAGAGCGTGATGAACGTGTGTTTATCACAACGTTAACCAAACGTATGGCTGAGGATCTAACTGATTATTTGAAAGATTTGGGAATAAAAGTAGCTTATTTGCATGCGGATATCAAAACACTTGAACGTACGGAAATTATTCGTGATTTACGCTTGGGTAAATATGATGTTTTAATTGGTATTAACCTATTGCGTGAGGGTATTGATGTTCCTGAAGTATCCTTAGTAGCTATATTGGATGCTGATAAAGAAGGATTTTTGCGTAATCCACGTTCGTTAATCCAAACTATTGGTCGTGCCGCACGTAATGAAAATGGACACGTTATCATGTATGCAGATAAGGTGACTAAATCCATGCGTGAAGCTATTGATGAAACAGCCCGCAGGCGAGATATTCAGATGCAATATAATGCGCAACATGGTATTACACCGAAAACAATTAAGAAAGATATTCGTGACCTGATATCTGTCACACATGCTGCTACTGAAGAAAAAGTTGTTGATTTGACAAAGGTGGCGTTTAACGACTTGCCTAAAGATGAGCAACAGTCTATTGTTGATAATATGACCAGTCAAATGAAGGCGGCAGCTAAGGCACTGGACTTTGAAGAGGCAGCTCAATTGCGCGATACGGTAATGGAATTAAAAACACGTGCTAATCTTTAATTGAACTGATATAAACGAAAAAGAGAAAATAATGGCAAAAGATCATATCGAAATACGCGGTGCTCGCGCTCATAATTTAAAAAATATTGATGTAAATATTCCTAAAAATCAACTCACAGTCGTTACTGGTCTATCTGGATCAGGTAAATCATCATTAGCTTTTGATACCCTATACGCAGAGGGGCAAAGGCGCTACGTGGAAAGTTTAAGTTCTTATGCACGCCAATTTTTAGGTCAAATGGACAAACCAGATGTCGATTCTATTGATGGTTTATCACCTGCTATCTCTATTGATCAAAAAACAACATCTAATAATCCACGCTCAACCGTTGGTACGGTGACTGAAATCAATGATTACTTCCGTTTACTATACGCACGTGTTGGGCGACCAGATGATCCAAAAGATGGTACAAAAATCATGTATACAATCGATCAAATGGTTGAATATACATTGAATAACCTACCTGAGGGTACAAGATTACAAGTGTTTGCACCAATTATTAGAGGAAAACGCGGATCGCATGAAACAGCATTTGACCATATGCGCAAACAGGGATATATTCGAGCTCGTGTAGATGGAGATATTATTGAGATTGATTCACAGCAGTTGAGTCTTAATAAAAACAAGGCTCACGACATTGACGTTATGATAGATCGCATTGTTTTACGTGGCAATTCTCGGTCACGTCTATTTGACTCGATTGAAGCAGCTGTTCGTTTGAATGACGGGCAAGTGGAGCTTGATGTGGTAACTCGTGATGATGAAAAGCCAACTGCACCATTAAAGTTTTCCGACCATTATTTTGGAGAGTTGAAGAATTTTCGTGCAGGGCGATTAGAACCGCGTTTGTTTAGTTTTAATGCACCATTAGGAGCTTGTGAGTTTTGTCAGGGTTTGGGGGTCACGCGCGAAGTGGATATTGATTTAGTAATTCCGAACGATACGAAAACCTTGAATGAGGGAGCTATTCAGCCATGGAACCCAATATCATCCAACTATTATCCGGAAATGTTGCGTCAATTTGCTGAGCAATTTGCTATTGACATGGACACACCATTTAATAAACTTCCTAAAAAACAACAAGATTTAATTCTGAATGGTTCTGATGAAAAGGATTTTCATTTCCACTATAAAAATGATTTTGGCGGGGTTCGTGATGTTGATATCCCTTTTGAGGGGGTAATAAATAACATCGCTCGCCGTTTCACGGAAACAAATTCAGATTTCACGCGAGAGCAAATGACTCATTATATGACAGAATTAAAGTGTAAAGCCTGTGGCGGTTATCGCCTAAACAAGGCCGCTCTTTCAGTTAAAATTAATGGCAAACATATTGGTGAGGTATCGGAGTTACCGGTTGATCAAGAATTGGCATTTTTTAATAGTGTATCCTTGGGACAACAGGATAGTGAAATTGCCTCGCCTATTATCAAAGAAATTAAAGATCGTCTTGGCTTCTTACAAAGCGTAGGTCTAAAGTATTTAACACTTTCTCGTTCAGCACGAACGCTTTCTGGTGGAGAATCTCAGCGAATTCGTCTAGCTACTCAGATTGGATCTAATTTATCAGGAGTTCTGTATGTTTTAGATGAGCCATCCATTGGTTTGCACCAGCGGGACAATGATATGCTGCTAGAGTCAATGCATCGTATGCGTGACTTAGGAAATACCTTAGTTGTTGTCGAACATGATGAAGATACAATGCGCGCGGCTGATTATTTGATAGATGTTGGCCCTGGTGCTGGTGCTTTGGGTGGTACTATTGTGGCTAGTGGTACGCCAGCTGAAGTTGAAGCCAATAAAAGCTCATTAACTGGACAATATTTATCTGGGAAAAAATTTATTGCAATACCTGACAAGCGTCGAAAAGGAAATGGCAACTGGATTACAGTAAAAGGCGCCAAAGAAAATAATCTAAAAAACATTACTGCAAAGATACCTCTAGGAAAGTTTGTTGCGGTAACAGGTGTTTCAGGTTCTGGTAAATCAACATTAATCAATACAGTGTTGAAGCGAGCTTTGAAACAAAAACTAAATAATAACTCTGAAAAACCAGGTGCGTATCGATCGATTGAAGGCACGGAAAATCTTGAACAAATAGTTGATATTGATCAATCACCAATCGGACGTACACCACGTTCTAATCCTGCGACCTATACAGGTGTATTCGATGATATTCGTGATTTGTTTTCACAAACAAATGAAGCTAAAATGCGTGGATACAACAAAGGACGATTTTCATTTAACACAAAAGGTGGTCGTTGTGAGAATTGTCGTGGCGATGGTGTGATCAAAATAGAAATGAATTTCTTGCCTGACGTGTATGTAGCCTGTGAA
The Leuconostoc suionicum genome window above contains:
- the uvrB gene encoding excinuclease ABC subunit UvrB, with the protein product MIERQIEHEFEIKSKYEPTGDQPQAIEKLVGGINNHVKEQILLGATGTGKTFTISNVIKEVKKPTLVLSHNKTLAGQLYGELKEFFPNNAVEYFVSYYDYYQPEAYVPSSDTFIEKDSAVNDEIDKLRNSATSSLLERNDVIVVASVSSIFGLGDPHQYKDHVISLRVGYEYERDQLMRDLIDVQFTRNDIDFHRGTFRVRGDVIEIFPASQDEMALRIEFFGDEIDRIREINSLTGETIAERDHVAIFPAKHFMTDDDQMQVALDGIRQEMNAQVELFKKEGKLLEAQRIKQRTEYDLAMLEEMGFVGGIENYSRWMDGRQAGEPPFTLIDFFPDDFLIVIDESHVTMPQIRGMFNGDKARKETLVNYGFRLPSALDNRPLKLPEFEKHVNQIIYMSATPGDYENERVDSKHIIQQIIRPTGLLDPEVEVRPVMGQIDDLVGEITKRSERDERVFITTLTKRMAEDLTDYLKDLGIKVAYLHADIKTLERTEIIRDLRLGKYDVLIGINLLREGIDVPEVSLVAILDADKEGFLRNPRSLIQTIGRAARNENGHVIMYADKVTKSMREAIDETARRRDIQMQYNAQHGITPKTIKKDIRDLISVTHAATEEKVVDLTKVAFNDLPKDEQQSIVDNMTSQMKAAAKALDFEEAAQLRDTVMELKTRANL
- the uvrA gene encoding excinuclease ABC subunit UvrA, producing MAKDHIEIRGARAHNLKNIDVNIPKNQLTVVTGLSGSGKSSLAFDTLYAEGQRRYVESLSSYARQFLGQMDKPDVDSIDGLSPAISIDQKTTSNNPRSTVGTVTEINDYFRLLYARVGRPDDPKDGTKIMYTIDQMVEYTLNNLPEGTRLQVFAPIIRGKRGSHETAFDHMRKQGYIRARVDGDIIEIDSQQLSLNKNKAHDIDVMIDRIVLRGNSRSRLFDSIEAAVRLNDGQVELDVVTRDDEKPTAPLKFSDHYFGELKNFRAGRLEPRLFSFNAPLGACEFCQGLGVTREVDIDLVIPNDTKTLNEGAIQPWNPISSNYYPEMLRQFAEQFAIDMDTPFNKLPKKQQDLILNGSDEKDFHFHYKNDFGGVRDVDIPFEGVINNIARRFTETNSDFTREQMTHYMTELKCKACGGYRLNKAALSVKINGKHIGEVSELPVDQELAFFNSVSLGQQDSEIASPIIKEIKDRLGFLQSVGLKYLTLSRSARTLSGGESQRIRLATQIGSNLSGVLYVLDEPSIGLHQRDNDMLLESMHRMRDLGNTLVVVEHDEDTMRAADYLIDVGPGAGALGGTIVASGTPAEVEANKSSLTGQYLSGKKFIAIPDKRRKGNGNWITVKGAKENNLKNITAKIPLGKFVAVTGVSGSGKSTLINTVLKRALKQKLNNNSEKPGAYRSIEGTENLEQIVDIDQSPIGRTPRSNPATYTGVFDDIRDLFSQTNEAKMRGYNKGRFSFNTKGGRCENCRGDGVIKIEMNFLPDVYVACEVCGGTRYNSETLEVTYKGKNISQVLDMTASEALEFFTPIPKIAKKLQTINDVGLGYVKLGQSATTLSGGEAQRMKLASELHRRTNGKTIYILDEPTTGLHTDDIARLLEVLERLVDAGNTIVVIEHNLDVIKSADWIIDMGPEGGAGGGKVLVAGTPEKVMKTVGSYTGKYLKEVIERDLSRA